A window of the Chloroflexus sp. Y-396-1 genome harbors these coding sequences:
- a CDS encoding response regulator, whose protein sequence is MEQNTILIVDDDELMRSLLVEIITPFNLRLLTAQRGEQALQLAQQHLPDLILLDVMMPDMDGFEVCRRLRDDPLLAQIPIVMITGLHDREAKIRGFESGADEFITKPFDPGELQARINTVLRLNRYRRLLQEQARVNAERARFEWVVETSDNAYVIIDRNDRIRYANQRARTYLGLSEQDHPVQTLRELVSQRYRLVPPEAWEQWPVATAEPRYLVHPETLHSPEQWLQVEAALIQATDDQVVVTLRDVTQQITAQRDMWTFHTAISHKLRTPLVSIIGGLNILHDNIEHMDRAMARNIAAIALSGAHRLKHSIDDILLYVRSPGDIQQVDPCTVFDLPVIVTAINQELAMPTISLKIDPELDSRRLLISRRSLEIVLRELCENARKFHPQQRPVVTLQVDADLAQQQVRLVFCDDGVHLPPEHLQKIWQPYYQAERSFTGQVEGMGLGLAQVARIILAVGGSYQMRNRPDRPGICVELRIPFA, encoded by the coding sequence ATGGAACAAAATACGATCTTGATCGTTGACGACGATGAGCTGATGCGCTCACTGCTCGTCGAAATTATTACCCCTTTCAACCTCCGCCTGCTTACCGCCCAGCGCGGTGAACAGGCATTGCAGCTTGCCCAGCAGCACCTGCCTGACCTGATTTTGCTCGATGTGATGATGCCAGATATGGACGGCTTCGAGGTGTGTCGGCGGCTACGCGACGATCCGCTGCTGGCTCAGATACCTATTGTGATGATCACGGGCCTGCATGATCGTGAGGCAAAGATCCGCGGATTTGAATCTGGCGCCGATGAATTCATTACGAAGCCGTTTGATCCAGGTGAATTACAGGCGCGTATTAACACCGTCTTACGCCTGAATCGGTACCGTCGGCTGCTCCAAGAGCAGGCCAGAGTGAATGCCGAGCGGGCGCGCTTTGAATGGGTGGTTGAGACATCTGATAACGCTTACGTAATTATCGACCGGAATGATCGGATTCGGTATGCTAATCAGCGTGCCCGCACCTATCTTGGTCTTAGTGAGCAGGATCATCCTGTTCAGACATTGCGGGAATTAGTTTCTCAGCGTTATCGCCTAGTTCCACCAGAGGCGTGGGAACAATGGCCTGTTGCGACGGCGGAACCGCGCTACCTTGTTCATCCAGAAACACTCCATAGCCCTGAACAGTGGCTTCAGGTTGAAGCTGCACTCATCCAGGCTACAGACGATCAAGTAGTTGTTACGCTCCGTGATGTAACCCAACAAATTACCGCACAACGTGATATGTGGACGTTTCACACCGCCATTTCGCATAAATTGCGAACCCCTTTGGTCAGTATTATAGGTGGTTTGAATATTCTCCACGATAATATCGAGCATATGGATCGCGCAATGGCAAGAAATATTGCAGCGATTGCGCTGAGTGGCGCTCATCGTCTAAAACATTCTATTGATGATATTTTACTTTATGTACGTAGTCCTGGTGACATTCAGCAAGTTGATCCATGTACTGTCTTTGATTTACCCGTGATTGTTACCGCTATCAATCAAGAGTTGGCGATGCCAACGATCAGTCTCAAGATTGATCCGGAACTTGACTCTCGTCGTTTACTCATTTCACGGCGTAGCTTAGAAATCGTTTTGCGTGAATTGTGTGAAAATGCACGTAAATTTCATCCTCAACAACGTCCGGTCGTGACGTTACAGGTTGACGCCGATCTTGCCCAGCAGCAGGTTCGTCTGGTATTTTGTGACGATGGTGTGCATTTACCACCTGAGCATTTGCAGAAGATATGGCAACCTTATTACCAGGCTGAACGCAGTTTTACCGGCCAGGTTGAAGGGATGGGACTGGGTCTGGCTCAGGTGGCGCGGATTATCCTGGCAGTAGGGGGGAGCTATCAGATGCGGAACCGACCTGATCGGCCCGGTATTTGCGTTGAATTGCGCATTCCGTTTGCTTAG
- a CDS encoding glycosyltransferase family 2 protein produces MIDVIIPNYNGSTLLPICLDSLRAQTRRDFTVTVVDDASTDDSVAIITSRYPEVQVLRLAQNRGFAAAVNAGLAATHQPFVALLNNDTEADPHWLAALIGALERWPQFAFAASKLRLFDRRNVLHSAGDFYRPNGEPGNRGVWEEDRGQYDAYSEVFGPCAGAAAYRRSALDLLAEDGRVFDEALVMYCEDVDLNLRARRKGLRTIFVPTAVVYHRLSSSGGGALASYYCGRNFPLVWVKNMPSGLMRRYWPALIASQLRFALHSLRHIREPAARARLRGQLAGLRALPHFWSRRSLTAAETELIAKALDLG; encoded by the coding sequence ATGATCGATGTCATTATTCCAAACTACAACGGTAGCACCCTTCTGCCCATCTGTCTCGATTCGTTACGTGCACAGACCCGACGTGACTTCACGGTAACCGTTGTCGATGACGCCAGTACAGATGACTCGGTAGCCATTATAACGTCGCGCTACCCGGAAGTGCAGGTCTTACGCTTAGCTCAGAATCGCGGTTTTGCGGCAGCGGTCAATGCAGGATTGGCGGCTACGCACCAGCCTTTTGTGGCCCTGCTTAACAACGATACCGAGGCTGATCCGCACTGGCTGGCAGCACTGATCGGCGCGCTCGAACGCTGGCCGCAATTTGCCTTTGCCGCATCTAAGTTACGGCTGTTTGATCGGCGCAATGTTCTGCATTCAGCCGGTGATTTTTATCGTCCAAATGGTGAGCCGGGTAACCGTGGGGTTTGGGAAGAAGATCGCGGTCAATACGATGCGTACAGTGAAGTGTTTGGGCCATGTGCTGGTGCCGCAGCCTATCGGCGCAGTGCACTCGATCTTCTGGCCGAAGATGGGCGTGTATTTGACGAAGCACTGGTAATGTACTGTGAAGATGTTGACTTGAATTTACGTGCCCGTCGGAAGGGATTGCGCACCATTTTCGTGCCGACGGCGGTAGTCTATCATCGCCTGAGCTCCAGTGGTGGTGGAGCACTGGCCAGTTACTATTGTGGGCGCAATTTCCCACTGGTATGGGTTAAAAACATGCCGTCAGGCTTGATGCGACGCTACTGGCCGGCGCTCATTGCTTCGCAATTGCGGTTTGCGCTGCATAGCCTGCGTCATATTCGCGAGCCGGCAGCTCGGGCGCGCTTGCGTGGTCAGTTGGCCGGGCTGCGCGCCTTACCTCACTTTTGGTCACGGCGGTCACTTACCGCCGCAGAAACAGAATTAATTGCCAAAGCACTCGATCTTGGGTAG
- the rfbD gene encoding dTDP-4-dehydrorhamnose reductase: MRIAITGANGQLGRALVATLADQHELIPLGHDQLELTDPATVDHIAATGADVVIHAAAYTNVDGCARDPILAYRVNGLGTRYVALGCRRIQATMVYISTNEVFAGDGQRPYVEDDPTRPINPYGQSKLAGEQVVRTLISQHFIVRVAWLFGGERNFVRTVLRLASNPPAQGLRMVADEIGSPTYTYDVAIGLARLINTDYYGTYHFVNDGICSRYEFAAEILRQLGMSTPLHPIRLRDFQRDSTPPPYTPLANLAGAALGITFRPWQEALAVYLARLRNELLS, translated from the coding sequence GTGCGGATTGCAATTACCGGAGCAAATGGACAATTAGGCCGGGCGCTTGTCGCCACATTGGCCGATCAGCATGAGTTGATACCATTAGGCCACGATCAGCTTGAGCTAACCGATCCGGCAACAGTTGATCATATTGCCGCCACGGGCGCTGATGTGGTGATTCACGCTGCTGCTTACACAAATGTTGATGGGTGTGCGCGGGATCCAATCCTGGCCTATCGGGTCAATGGTCTGGGAACGCGCTATGTAGCGCTTGGATGTCGGCGCATTCAGGCAACGATGGTCTATATCAGCACGAACGAGGTCTTTGCAGGTGATGGGCAGCGTCCGTATGTTGAAGACGATCCTACCCGGCCAATCAATCCGTATGGGCAGAGTAAACTGGCTGGTGAGCAGGTTGTGCGAACGCTAATATCCCAACACTTTATTGTGCGGGTGGCCTGGCTCTTCGGCGGTGAACGTAATTTTGTGCGTACCGTCCTGCGTTTGGCGAGTAATCCACCAGCTCAGGGCCTGCGTATGGTGGCCGATGAAATTGGTAGTCCAACGTATACGTATGATGTTGCGATCGGATTGGCTCGCCTGATCAACACTGACTACTACGGGACGTACCATTTTGTCAACGACGGCATCTGCTCACGTTATGAGTTTGCCGCCGAGATTCTGCGTCAGCTTGGCATGAGCACGCCGCTGCATCCGATCCGTTTACGTGATTTTCAGCGTGATAGTACGCCGCCACCGTACACTCCCCTTGCCAATCTAGCCGGAGCGGCACTAGGCATTACCTTTCGACCGTGGCAAGAGGCGCTTGCGGTGTATCTGGCGCGGCTGCGCAATGAATTGTTGTCATGA
- a CDS encoding YhbY family RNA-binding protein, whose translation MTPAQRAYLRRLAHSLPVTVMVGKNGLTEGLLTKIEQELNAHELIKVRFLDYKDMKQSFTDTIVAETGANLVAIIGHTAILYRQHADPAQRKIRV comes from the coding sequence ATGACCCCTGCCCAGCGTGCTTATCTCCGCCGACTGGCCCATTCGTTGCCCGTAACGGTGATGGTTGGGAAGAATGGCCTTACTGAGGGTCTTTTGACCAAAATTGAACAGGAGCTGAATGCTCACGAGCTGATCAAGGTACGCTTTCTCGATTACAAAGATATGAAGCAATCGTTCACCGATACCATCGTCGCCGAGACAGGCGCCAATCTGGTTGCGATCATCGGTCATACCGCGATTCTCTACCGACAACACGCCGATCCTGCTCAAAGAAAGATACGGGTATGA
- a CDS encoding dolichyl-phosphate beta-glucosyltransferase yields MMSDQPFLSIVIPAYNEERRLPETLTAIKTFLANEPYESEIIVVDDGSEDRTAELAESFGVTVIRCDHRGKGFAVRTGALAASGAIILLCDADLATPIEEWPRLRAAIESGYPIAIGSREGVGASREGEPWYRHVMGRVFNWIIRLVALRGINDTQCGFKALRREVARDLFQRVRIYGDNAPVLRDAAVTAYDVELLFLAQRRGYPISEIPVRWRYGSETKVNPLRDSWRNLRDVLRVRINDLCGRYDVTSAPIEEVAPR; encoded by the coding sequence ATGATGAGTGATCAACCATTTCTCTCGATAGTGATTCCGGCTTATAACGAAGAGCGCCGTTTACCGGAAACACTGACCGCCATTAAGACATTTCTTGCCAACGAGCCATACGAATCTGAGATCATCGTAGTTGATGATGGCAGTGAGGATCGCACAGCAGAGTTGGCAGAGTCATTTGGAGTCACGGTGATTCGCTGTGATCATCGCGGCAAAGGGTTTGCCGTGCGTACCGGTGCTTTAGCAGCGAGCGGCGCGATCATCTTGCTGTGTGATGCCGATCTGGCAACGCCAATTGAAGAATGGCCACGGCTGCGGGCCGCTATCGAAAGTGGCTATCCAATCGCCATTGGCTCACGTGAAGGAGTAGGTGCATCACGTGAAGGTGAACCCTGGTATCGTCATGTGATGGGTCGGGTCTTCAACTGGATCATCCGGTTAGTTGCATTGCGCGGCATTAATGACACGCAATGTGGTTTTAAGGCATTACGACGCGAAGTCGCTCGTGATCTGTTTCAGCGGGTGCGGATCTACGGTGATAATGCCCCAGTATTGCGCGATGCGGCAGTTACTGCCTATGATGTGGAATTGCTCTTTCTGGCCCAGCGACGTGGCTACCCAATCAGCGAAATCCCGGTGCGATGGCGCTACGGTAGCGAAACGAAGGTTAATCCCTTGCGCGACTCGTGGCGGAATTTGCGTGATGTGTTGCGTGTTCGTATTAATGATTTGTGTGGGCGATATGATGTAACATCCGCCCCGATAGAGGAGGTTGCTCCACGATGA